From a single Lolium rigidum isolate FL_2022 chromosome 7, APGP_CSIRO_Lrig_0.1, whole genome shotgun sequence genomic region:
- the LOC124677678 gene encoding putative xyloglucan glycosyltransferase 10, translating into MAPWSGLWAGLAGGDAYRGTPVIVKMENPNWSISEVDGGEDFLPGAGGRRRRGKNAKQITWVLLLKAHRAAGCLAWLASAAVTLGCAARRRVAAGRTDSDANQGECEGEEEEAAHAVRRSRFYAFIKACLLMSVFLLAVEVAAHSNGRGALAVFAASFYASWVRVRAAYLAPPLQLLADACVVLFLVQSADRLVQSLGCFYILLKRIKPKPISPALPDEEDPDAGYYPMVLVQIPMCNEKEVYQQSIAAVCNLDWPRSSLLVQVLDDSDDPTTQALIKEEVEKWRQNGARIVYRHRVLREGYKAGNLKSAMTCSYVKDYEYVAIFDADFQPYPDFLKRTVPHFKDNEDLGLVQARWSFVNKDENLLTRLQNINLCFHFEVEQQVNGVFINFFGFNGTAGVWRIKALEDSGGWMERTTVEDMDIAVRAHLKGWKFVFLNDVECQCELPESYEAYRKQQHRWHSGPMQLFRLCLLDIIRCKIAFWKKANLIFLFFLLRKLILPFYSFTLFCIILPMTMFVPEAELPNWVVCYIPALMSFLNIVPAPKSFPFIIPYLLFENTMSVTKFNAMISGLFQLGSAYEWVVTKKSGRSSEGDLTASAPKGLKQLKAGSMPVIDAVIKEKSNPKEKPKKYNRIYKKELALSLLLLTAAARSLLSKQGIHFYFLLFQGISFLLVGLDLIGEDIK; encoded by the exons ATGGCGCCGTGGAGCGGCTTGTGGGCCGGCCTTGCCGGCGGCGACGCCTACCGCGGCACGCCGGTCATCGTCAAGATGGAGAATCCCAACTGGTCCATTTCCGAGGTCGACGGTGGCGAGGATTTCTTGCCCGGagcaggcgggcggcggcggagggggaagAACGCGAAGCAGATCACGTGGGTGCTGCTCCTgaaggcccaccgcgccgccggtTGCCTGGCGTGGCTTGCCTCCGCCGCAGTCACGCTCGGCTGCGCCGCGCGGCGCCGCGTCGCCGCTGGGCGGACGGACTCCGATGCCAACCAGGGGGAATgcgagggcgaggaggaggaggcggcccacGCGGTGCGGCGGTCCCGGTTCTACGCGTTCATCAAAGCCTGTCTCCTGATGTCCGTTTTCCTCCTCGCCGTCGAGGTCGCCGCCCACTCCAACGGCCGGGGGGCCCTCGCCGTCTTCGCTGCCTCGTTCTACGCGTCGTGGGTACGCGTCCGCGCCGCCTACTTGGCCCCGCCGCTCCAGCTCCTCGCCGACGCCTGCGTCGTGCTCTTCCTTGTCCAGAGCGCCGACCGGCTCGTGCAGAGCCTTGGCTGCTTCTACATTCTGCTCAAGCGCATCAAGCCCAAGCCCATCTCTCCAGCATTGCCCGATGAGGAGGACCCCGACGCCGGCTATTACCCCATGGTGCTCGTCCAGATACCAATGTGCAACGAGAAAGAG GTGTATCAGCAGTCGATTGCGGCGGTCTGCAACTTAGATTGGCCAAGGTCCAGCCTCCTTGTACAGGTGCTGGACGACTCCGATGACCCGACAACGCAGGCGTTGATCAAAGAGGAGGTGGAGAAGTGGCGGCAGAACGGGGCGCGCATTGTGTACCGCCACCGTGTGCTTAGGGAGGGCTACAAGGCCGGCAACCTCAAGTCGGCAATGACCTGCAGCTATGTCAAGGACTATGAGTATGTCGCCATCTTTGATGCCGATTTCCAGCCGTACCCTGACTTCCTGAAGCGAACCGTGCCACATTTTAAG GACAATGAGGATCTGGGCCTTGTTCAAGCCAGATGGTCATTTGTGAACAAGGACGAGAACCTATTGACACGCTTGCAGAACATTAACTTGTGCTTCCACTTTGAGGTGGAGCAGCAGGTGAACGGTGTGTTCATCAACTTCTTCGGGTTCAATGGCACAGCTGGGGTGTGGAGGATCAAGGCCCTGGAGGACTCAGGAGGGTGGATGGAGCGAACAACGGTGGAGGACATGGACATTGCTGTCCGTGCACACCTGAAGGGCTGGAAGTTTGTCTTTCTGAACGATGTCGAG TGCCAATGTGAATTACCAGAGTCATACGAGGCTTACCGGAAGCAACAGCACCGGTGGCATTCGGGGCCAATGCAGCTGTTTAGGTTATGCTTGCTGGACATCATTCGATGCAAG ATTGCATTCTGGAAGAAGGCCAACCTGATATTTCTTTTCTTCCTGCTCCGCAAGCTCATCTTGCCTTTCTATTCCTTCACGCTCTTCTGTATCATCCTCCCAATGACAATGTTTGTGCCTGAAGCTGAGCTTCCCAATTGGGTCGTGTGCTACATCCCTGCGCTGATGTCCTTCTTAAACATCGTCCCCGCACCGAAATCGTTCCCATTTATCATCCCATACCTTCTCTTCGAGAACACCATGTCTGTAACCAAGTTCAATGCCATGATCTCCGGGCTGTTCCAGCTGGGAAGCGCATACGAGTGGGTCGTGACCAAGAAATCAGGTCGATCGTCAGAGGGTGATCTCACTGCCTCAGCGCCAAAGGGGCTGAAGCAACTAAAGGCTGGCTCCATGCCAGTCATTGACGCAGTAATCAAGGAGAAATCCAATCCCAAAGAGAAGCCCAAGAAGTACAACCGAATATACAAGAAGGAGCTTGCCCTCTCACTGCTTCTCCTTACCGCTGCCGCTCGGAGCTTGCTGTCGAAACAAGGGATCCACTTCTACTTCCTGCTGTTCCAGGGCATCTCGTTCTTGCTGGTCGGACTCGACCTCATTGGCGAGGACATCAAATAA